The Anopheles moucheti chromosome 3, idAnoMoucSN_F20_07, whole genome shotgun sequence genome contains the following window.
TTGTTTCGGTGAGTGCCGTCACACCGTACTTGGAGGCCGCATAAACATTGATCGTTCCCATCGGGGCCACCATATGGCCGAGGATACTGTTGATATGCACGATATGCCCGTCAACCGAACGTTTCTTCATCGACTGATACGCTTCCCGGCTGCACAGGACCAATCCCACCATATTAGTATCGATCACATCCCGTACGACCTGCGTATTGTTGGCAGTCAGCACACCGACACCGCCCTTCGCTAGGCCAGCGTTATTGATCAGCACATCAACACCACCGTACTTTTCCTCCACCAGCCGGAAAGCGGCCAAAATGTCTTCCTCCTTCGTGATGTCGCATCGGATACTATGGAGACGCTCCTTTGCGTCACCGGGAAGCTCATTTTTTAGCTCGTCAACACGTTCGACACGACGCGCTAGACCGAACGTAATCAAGCCGGCTTTGGCGAGTGCTTTTACGGTTGCCGCACCAATGCCCGAACTGGCCCCGGTCACTATCGCTACCTTGCCCTGCCAGCGCTCCATTGGTTCTGCCGGGTTTGATAAGAAACGCACCGTTCAGTTCGACGGTCGGGATGGAACTGTCGTGTGCGTTAAAACGATGCACAGACCGGACGGATCATACTTTCCTGCTGGTCTGAACTTTGTATAGCAGGAGTTCATATTGATGGTTGTGTTAGTAACAGCATCTGTTGATAATACACTCAAGGGATGACGGTGCGTTATGACATTTTTTGGAGGACGGCTTGAGTATGACGTATTGGTTGTGATATCATTATCAAGTGCGGATTTGATGTCATTATTTACTTAGAGTGCGATAAACAAATTTGGATTGCAAAGGTCAAGTTATGAATGGGTAGTTACaacatattttatcatttgctTTTGAAGACGATGTGctataaaaatgcttttttttaagtaaaattCTCAACTCATGGCTGTTTCGTGTGAATAATGGTTAAGTGTGAAAAAATGTCTTTATTTCTTGCAATACGATGAAAGACTCTTCAATCGTTTCAACTGTTTGTCAAACATTGAAGTACAATGCAAATTTTACATTTCTTCACCCACCGGTTTAATCGTCAGCTCGTGAATTTGTACTCCAGGTGGGGTCCCAAGTACGTACAGAATAGCGTCCGCAATGTCCTCTGATTCGAGTAACGGAGTATCGCCCATACTGTTCGGGATGATCTCGGTTCTTACCAACCCTGGGCTTATGCTCTGAGGAGTAAGAATGGGATtgacatttttaaaaatggaACACACAGTTAATGaactttaatttttaaactgaTTAGTCACATTGGTTGGactaaattatttgaaatgtttcgcGTTCACTACTTCAATAATTACTATTTCTAAATACATTCATAGTAGGCTTCTGCTTGCTATAATATAACTGCTATAAAATCATTGGGGTTGCGAATAGTAATACTAAGTGCTAGAAATTTCTCCACTTCAATTCTTGgatacaaatattttaaagtttttgataaaaaaatcaatttgataAATCAATTCCGATTTTGCGATTAGATATTAGATAACACAGCAGTTTACTGCTCCGGTCGGTAGCGTGTCTGGTAGCGTATCTATCAACTTACCGTGACTTTGATTTTCGTCCCAGCCAACCTGAGCTCATGGCGCATCGTTTCCGTGAGTGCCGTCACGGCATACTTGGATGCAGGATAGACATTAAGTGTCCCCATCGGTAGTACATAGTGGCCGAGAATACTGTTGATGTGGATGATATGGCCATCGGCCGATCGTTTCTTCATTGACTGATAGGCTTCTCGGCTGCACAGAGTCA
Protein-coding sequences here:
- the LOC128304549 gene encoding farnesol dehydrogenase-like, with translation MERWQGKVAIVTGASSGIGAATVKALAKAGLITFGLARRVERVDELKNELPGDAKERLHSIRCDITKEEDILAAFRQVQEKYGGVDVLINNAGVARSTVGVLDADNTQALRDVIDTNLMGLTLCSREAYQSMKKRSADGHIIHINSILGHYVLPMGTLNVYPASKYAVTALTETMRHELRLAGTKIKVTSISPGLVRTEIIPNSMGDTPLLESEDIADAILYVLGTPPGVQIHELTIKPVGEEM
- the LOC128304548 gene encoding farnesol dehydrogenase-like; the protein is MERWQGKVAIVTGASSGIGAATVKALAKAGLITFGLARRVERVDELKNELPGDAKERLHSIRCDITKEEDILAAFRLVEEKYGGVDVLINNAGLAKGGVGVLTANNTQVVRDVIDTNMVGLVLCSREAYQSMKKRSVDGHIVHINSILGHMVAPMGTINVYAASKYGVTALTETMRHELRLAGTKIKVTSISPGLVRTEMPTSTALAERPCLEPEDIADGILYVLGTPPRVQIHELTIKPVGEAI